A genomic window from Rhodopirellula bahusiensis includes:
- the glgX gene encoding glycogen debranching protein GlgX, whose product MPDRFVTCGFSELRRAHDGLEGPRQPNQASDSRSDLYMLMRQPCPDLQFAYSPPFGATLTEKGVQFSVFSRSATEMRLLLYNKVTDREPAQVIDFDRGTDRWGDVWSLHVPGLEAGQLYHFQASGPWEPENGHRFDSTARLIDPYAQALAGTYQKQTDGVVRPPKCVVVDGSFDWEGDRHVRRDVSESIIYEMHVRGFTKSKTAKVKAPGSYLGVIEKIPYLKSLGVTSVELMPVHEFPIRDPQGKKLSRPNYWGYDPMAFFAPHRGYAHDSAPGAQVNEFKQMVKALHSAGIEVILDVVFNHTCEGNEQGPTLSFKGLENQVYYILSEGQHYCNYSGCGNTINGNHPVVREMIFHCLRHWVHNYHVDGFRFDLASILSRDRNGNLIPNPPMVELIAEDPMLADTKIIAEAWDAAGAYQVGSFGNHRWAEWNGRYRDDVRGFWRGDAGTLGPLATRLAGSSDLYQHAGRPPSCSVNLVTTHDGFTMNDLVSYKDKHNEANGEDNNDGDNHNISDNYGVEGPTRKKAISTIRSQQVRNMLATLLTSQGVPMIVSGDEARRTQKGNNNAYCQDTDISWFDWRLVEKNADLVRFVSALIEFRKNQPTIRRREYLTGQPVDGRKVPDVSWYGPSGDPLNWDQGELAMAAYIAAPSRIDDPEGLGRDVILMFNSTGDHRDFHFPEIARGTQWNLFVDTSAPSPEDIYPDVDGPMPPNNRIVEVGRHSMRIYVCNAVPK is encoded by the coding sequence ATGCCTGACCGGTTCGTCACATGTGGGTTCAGCGAACTTCGCCGAGCACACGATGGTCTTGAAGGACCACGACAGCCGAATCAGGCCAGCGACTCAAGGAGCGATCTCTACATGCTGATGCGACAACCGTGCCCCGATCTTCAGTTCGCCTACTCCCCGCCGTTCGGAGCGACGCTCACGGAGAAGGGAGTGCAGTTTTCGGTCTTCAGCCGATCCGCAACCGAAATGCGGTTGCTGCTGTACAACAAGGTGACCGATCGCGAACCAGCTCAAGTCATCGACTTCGATCGGGGAACCGACCGTTGGGGCGATGTTTGGAGCTTGCACGTACCTGGCCTGGAAGCAGGCCAACTTTATCACTTCCAAGCCAGCGGACCCTGGGAACCTGAAAACGGTCACCGGTTCGATTCCACGGCTCGGTTGATCGATCCTTATGCCCAGGCTTTGGCGGGAACCTACCAAAAGCAAACTGATGGCGTTGTACGTCCACCGAAGTGTGTGGTCGTCGACGGTTCGTTTGATTGGGAAGGCGATCGTCACGTTCGACGCGATGTCAGTGAGTCCATTATCTACGAGATGCACGTTCGTGGATTTACCAAGAGCAAGACCGCCAAGGTAAAGGCTCCTGGAAGTTACTTGGGCGTGATCGAGAAGATCCCCTATCTCAAATCGTTGGGTGTCACCTCGGTTGAGTTGATGCCGGTGCACGAATTCCCCATTCGGGACCCGCAGGGCAAAAAGCTTTCGCGACCGAACTATTGGGGATACGACCCAATGGCGTTCTTCGCGCCTCACCGCGGATATGCACACGACTCGGCGCCTGGTGCTCAGGTCAACGAGTTCAAACAGATGGTCAAAGCCCTGCACTCCGCAGGAATCGAAGTCATCCTCGACGTGGTGTTCAACCACACCTGTGAAGGCAACGAGCAAGGGCCAACGCTGTCGTTCAAGGGACTTGAAAACCAAGTCTATTACATCCTTTCGGAAGGCCAGCACTACTGCAACTACAGCGGTTGTGGCAACACGATCAATGGGAATCACCCTGTCGTTCGCGAGATGATTTTCCACTGCTTGCGTCACTGGGTGCACAACTATCACGTCGATGGTTTTCGATTCGATTTGGCGAGTATCCTCAGTCGCGACCGGAACGGGAACTTGATTCCCAACCCACCGATGGTGGAACTGATCGCGGAAGATCCCATGTTGGCGGATACAAAGATCATCGCGGAAGCGTGGGATGCTGCTGGTGCGTACCAAGTCGGTAGCTTCGGCAACCACCGCTGGGCGGAATGGAACGGTCGCTACCGCGATGACGTGCGAGGTTTCTGGCGTGGTGACGCTGGAACGCTCGGACCATTGGCGACCCGTTTGGCCGGAAGCAGCGACTTGTATCAGCACGCAGGTCGTCCGCCGTCTTGCAGCGTGAACTTGGTGACCACACACGATGGTTTCACCATGAACGATTTGGTTTCGTACAAGGACAAGCACAACGAAGCCAACGGTGAAGACAACAACGACGGTGACAACCACAACATCAGTGACAACTATGGCGTGGAAGGCCCGACGCGAAAGAAGGCGATCAGCACGATTCGCAGTCAACAAGTTCGCAACATGTTGGCGACGTTGTTGACCAGCCAAGGCGTGCCGATGATCGTCAGCGGTGACGAAGCTCGTCGAACCCAGAAGGGCAACAACAATGCCTACTGCCAAGACACGGACATCTCATGGTTCGATTGGCGGTTGGTCGAGAAGAACGCGGATTTGGTCCGTTTCGTCAGTGCATTGATTGAGTTCCGAAAGAACCAGCCCACGATCCGCCGCCGCGAATATTTGACTGGGCAACCAGTGGATGGTCGCAAGGTGCCGGACGTTTCGTGGTACGGACCATCGGGAGATCCTCTGAATTGGGATCAAGGCGAGTTGGCAATGGCAGCGTACATCGCTGCTCCGAGCCGAATCGATGATCCAGAAGGTTTGGGCCGCGACGTGATCCTGATGTTCAATAGCACCGGCGATCACCGTGATTTCCACTTCCCCGAGATCGCTCGTGGAACGCAGTGGAATTTGTTTGTCGACACCTCCGCACCATCGCCGGAAGACATCTATCCGGATGTCGATGGGCCGATGCCGCCGAACAATCGAATCGTGGAAGTCGGTCGCCACTCGATGCGGATCTATGTCTGCAACGCGGTACCGAAGTAG
- the rpmE gene encoding 50S ribosomal protein L31 translates to MQDGIHPNYQETSVTCGCGNTFTTRSTRPELKIDICSECHPFYTGKLKYVDTAGRIDKFQKKFAAGTYGSLQKKKAKKATK, encoded by the coding sequence ATGCAAGACGGCATTCACCCCAACTACCAAGAAACGTCCGTCACCTGCGGTTGCGGCAACACTTTCACCACCCGCAGCACGCGTCCCGAGCTGAAAATTGACATTTGCAGCGAGTGCCACCCGTTCTACACCGGCAAACTGAAATACGTTGACACCGCCGGTCGTATTGACAAGTTCCAGAAGAAATTTGCTGCTGGTACCTACGGATCGTTGCAAAAGAAGAAGGCTAAGAAAGCCACCAAATGA
- a CDS encoding DUF1559 domain-containing protein: MRTLAPSKLITAPSTNQSPATMRLGFTLVELLVVIAIIGVLVGLLLPAVQAAREAARRMSCGNNLKQVSLAIHNYESAYKKLPPAWTNPGQGSGWSMQARILPFLEEAALSEGVDFSRDYGESYLTIDGVQVPTSSFRVPAYQCPSDPRDNPRFGSSGPQYYKLNYATNEGVWFVLDESTNQVGDGMFVPGRYLGFRDCLDGTSNTMALAEVKGWTPYARDAKHTGTMTMPIDTDEICALGGDFKTETGHTEWIDGRVHQAGVTTVFSPNKKVLCEISGVEYDIDFTNMREGKSPPAGVRTYAAVTSRSYHQGGVHVSLLDGSVRFVTDSVELELWQSMSTRAGHEVIQIP, translated from the coding sequence ATGCGCACGCTCGCACCATCGAAACTCATCACCGCCCCCTCGACGAATCAATCCCCCGCAACGATGCGGCTTGGGTTCACTTTGGTGGAACTGTTGGTTGTGATCGCCATCATTGGCGTTCTGGTCGGATTGTTGCTGCCCGCCGTTCAAGCCGCTCGCGAGGCCGCTCGCCGGATGAGCTGTGGTAACAACCTCAAACAAGTCTCTCTCGCCATTCACAACTACGAGTCGGCCTACAAAAAGCTGCCGCCGGCTTGGACGAACCCTGGTCAAGGATCGGGATGGTCGATGCAGGCTCGCATCCTTCCGTTTCTCGAGGAAGCCGCTTTGTCGGAAGGGGTCGACTTCAGCCGCGATTACGGCGAATCCTATCTGACGATCGATGGCGTCCAGGTTCCCACGTCGTCTTTTCGGGTCCCTGCCTATCAGTGCCCCAGCGACCCGCGGGATAACCCTCGCTTTGGATCGTCTGGTCCACAGTATTACAAGCTGAACTACGCCACCAACGAAGGTGTTTGGTTCGTGCTGGATGAATCAACGAATCAGGTTGGCGATGGAATGTTCGTTCCCGGTCGCTACCTCGGTTTTCGAGATTGCTTGGATGGGACCAGCAACACAATGGCTCTGGCGGAAGTCAAGGGTTGGACACCGTATGCTCGTGACGCGAAACACACCGGAACGATGACGATGCCGATCGACACGGACGAGATTTGTGCTTTGGGTGGTGATTTCAAAACCGAAACGGGGCACACAGAATGGATTGATGGCCGCGTGCACCAAGCCGGTGTCACAACCGTCTTTTCACCGAACAAGAAAGTTCTGTGTGAGATCTCCGGCGTGGAATACGACATTGATTTCACGAACATGAGAGAAGGCAAATCGCCTCCGGCAGGTGTTCGCACTTACGCCGCGGTCACTTCTCGAAGTTATCACCAGGGTGGCGTTCATGTGTCGTTGCTGGATGGTTCGGTTCGCTTCGTCACCGATTCGGTTGAGCTTGAACTTTGGCAGTCGATGTCGACGCGGGCGGGACACGAAGTCATTCAGATCCCTTAG
- the prfA gene encoding peptide chain release factor 1: MSGSIRDILEEKLARFEKLESDMSDPEVLSDGARMSATAREHGGLNRLANQYRTFKRLTDEIHQCVSMVADAEDSDEREMAESEMDTLRKERETIWEDLLSLTVGGEDSHRTRCVMEIRAGTGGDEAALFARDLFEMYTRYAEKVGWKTELMDASPTEMGGFKDVTLTLEGDNVFRDLQYESGGHRVQRVPETETQGRVHTSAATVAVMPEPEDVEIDLKPDDYRKDFFGASGPGGQHVNKTDSAVRLTHHESGIVVQCQDEKSQHKNLAKALRVLKARIYEKKREEEAAKQAEARKGLIGSGDRSQRIRTYNFPQNRLTDHRINLTIYKLDQIIAGDLNPVTEALIEYDRDQLRGDMID; the protein is encoded by the coding sequence ATGAGCGGGTCCATCCGCGACATCCTCGAGGAAAAACTGGCGCGCTTCGAGAAACTCGAAAGCGACATGTCCGACCCGGAAGTTCTCTCCGATGGCGCTCGCATGAGCGCAACGGCAAGGGAACACGGCGGACTGAACCGTTTGGCCAACCAATATCGAACCTTCAAACGCCTGACGGACGAAATCCATCAGTGCGTGTCGATGGTGGCGGATGCCGAAGACTCCGACGAACGTGAAATGGCAGAATCCGAGATGGACACGCTTCGCAAGGAGCGTGAAACCATTTGGGAAGATCTGCTGTCGTTGACCGTGGGTGGGGAAGACTCTCACCGCACGCGTTGCGTCATGGAAATTCGCGCCGGGACGGGTGGTGATGAAGCTGCCCTGTTCGCTCGCGATTTGTTCGAAATGTACACCCGCTACGCCGAAAAAGTGGGCTGGAAAACCGAACTGATGGACGCCAGCCCCACGGAAATGGGCGGCTTCAAAGATGTCACGTTGACCCTCGAAGGCGACAACGTCTTCCGTGACCTGCAATATGAATCCGGCGGTCACCGAGTTCAACGTGTCCCAGAAACAGAAACGCAAGGTCGTGTGCACACGTCCGCCGCAACCGTCGCGGTGATGCCCGAGCCCGAAGATGTGGAAATCGATCTGAAACCAGACGATTACCGCAAGGACTTCTTTGGTGCATCCGGCCCCGGTGGTCAGCACGTCAACAAAACCGACTCGGCCGTGCGACTGACGCACCATGAATCAGGCATCGTCGTGCAGTGCCAAGACGAAAAAAGCCAACACAAGAACCTGGCCAAAGCCCTCCGGGTTTTGAAGGCTCGGATCTACGAGAAAAAGCGTGAAGAGGAAGCAGCCAAGCAAGCCGAGGCTCGCAAAGGATTGATCGGTTCCGGCGACCGAAGCCAACGCATTCGAACCTACAACTTCCCGCAAAACCGGTTGACTGATCACCGCATCAACCTAACGATCTACAAACTCGATCAAATCATCGCGGGCGATCTCAATCCTGTCACCGAAGCGTTGATCGAATATGATCGCGATCAACTCCGCGGCGACATGATTGACTAA
- a CDS encoding DUF805 domain-containing protein has protein sequence MNEQNPYQTTIEISEDSYAAGGMRYGGIGRLAFALGYFGITAVQWILAEVAYSVSNAGMVSVEIPLALIAGVATIALSWYRMINQGSSGFWAFATIIPLINLFVFLRCMVCPEGYADTKTLDTAGKVIGLVLFAMVLGVVGLIVTFAFSV, from the coding sequence ATGAACGAACAAAACCCGTACCAAACGACCATCGAAATTTCCGAAGACTCGTATGCCGCCGGTGGAATGCGGTACGGTGGCATCGGCCGCTTGGCTTTTGCACTCGGGTATTTTGGGATCACTGCCGTGCAGTGGATCCTTGCCGAAGTCGCCTACTCCGTTTCCAACGCTGGAATGGTGTCGGTGGAGATTCCGCTGGCACTGATCGCCGGAGTCGCCACGATCGCGTTGTCCTGGTACCGCATGATCAATCAGGGCAGCAGCGGATTCTGGGCCTTTGCGACGATAATCCCCTTGATCAACCTATTTGTCTTCCTTCGCTGCATGGTCTGCCCGGAAGGCTACGCAGACACCAAAACGCTCGACACCGCGGGAAAGGTCATTGGGCTGGTTCTGTTCGCAATGGTGCTTGGCGTCGTTGGATTGATTGTCACGTTCGCCTTCTCCGTTTGA